In the Campylobacter concisus ATCC 51562 genome, one interval contains:
- a CDS encoding Mur ligase family protein: protein MNIFLSISTVLFIFALAFYVITCFQWFSYRPERVLFHFTKPAWHVFFFIVPLVLFYTTGKWFFIYFYFALLPALYLWHKKLDKKLVITGRIKHFFVILTCAIILNYALNFIIHNAFLAPMPLFVLVVSLFFSEILEKIKFQGFKNKALKKLGANKDLKIILITASYGKTSIKNFLFEILKDSFVCYKTPRSVNTMAGIIKDINENLSEQTQIYIAEAGARLKGDILEITKFLNPQIVIVGEIGAQHIEYFKTLDNIRATKLEALQSARLQMVFLHSSTKKEPSQNLEIYDESLKDINANLDGISFMLDGKNYASPLLGKFNATNLAVCIKVARYLKMSDEAVDRALSKMKNVEHRLSKIEAGGKLIIDDSFNGNFSGMSASYELVSTYAGRKVLLTPGIVESDAEQNANLAKVINEIFDLVIITSSLNAEVLLKHIVKPKIIILKDKNKMQEILAQNTRAGDLILFSNDAPSFI, encoded by the coding sequence TTTTTATGTGATCACTTGCTTTCAGTGGTTTTCATATAGGCCTGAGCGCGTACTTTTTCACTTCACAAAGCCTGCTTGGCACGTCTTTTTCTTTATTGTACCGTTGGTGCTTTTTTACACGACTGGCAAGTGGTTTTTTATCTATTTTTACTTTGCGCTTTTGCCAGCTCTTTATCTTTGGCACAAAAAACTTGATAAAAAGTTAGTAATTACTGGCAGGATCAAGCACTTTTTTGTGATCCTTACTTGCGCTATTATTCTAAACTACGCTCTAAATTTCATCATTCACAATGCATTTTTGGCTCCGATGCCACTTTTTGTCTTGGTTGTGAGCCTATTTTTTAGTGAAATTTTAGAAAAGATTAAATTTCAAGGCTTTAAAAACAAGGCGCTTAAAAAACTTGGCGCAAACAAAGATCTAAAAATCATCTTGATCACAGCAAGCTACGGCAAAACTAGTATCAAAAATTTCTTATTTGAAATTTTAAAAGATAGCTTTGTCTGCTACAAAACACCTCGCAGCGTAAATACAATGGCTGGCATCATCAAAGATATCAATGAAAATTTAAGCGAGCAAACGCAAATTTACATCGCAGAAGCAGGCGCTAGGCTAAAGGGCGACATCCTAGAGATCACTAAATTTCTAAATCCGCAAATAGTAATCGTAGGCGAGATCGGCGCGCAACACATTGAGTATTTTAAAACGCTTGATAATATCCGAGCCACCAAGCTAGAAGCACTTCAAAGCGCTCGTTTACAAATGGTATTTTTACATAGCTCGACAAAAAAAGAGCCAAGCCAAAATTTAGAAATTTATGATGAGAGTTTAAAAGATATAAATGCAAATTTAGATGGAATTTCGTTTATGCTTGATGGCAAAAACTACGCTTCGCCGCTACTTGGCAAATTTAACGCTACAAATTTAGCCGTTTGCATCAAGGTGGCAAGATACCTAAAAATGAGCGATGAGGCGGTAGATAGAGCGCTATCTAAGATGAAAAACGTAGAGCACCGCCTAAGCAAGATCGAGGCTGGCGGCAAGCTGATAATCGATGATAGTTTTAATGGAAATTTCTCAGGTATGAGCGCAAGCTACGAGCTAGTAAGCACCTATGCTGGCAGAAAAGTACTGCTAACACCTGGTATCGTTGAGAGCGATGCAGAGCAAAATGCAAATTTAGCTAAGGTGATAAATGAAATTTTCGATCTTGTCATCATTACAAGCTCACTAAATGCTGAAGTTTTACTAAAGCACATCGTAAAGCCAAAGATCATCATCTTAAAGGATAAAAATAAAATGCAAGAAATTCTAGCTCAAAATACGCGTGCTGGCGATCTTATACTATTTTCAAACGACGCACCGAGCTTTATATGA